One genomic region from Aliarcobacter cryaerophilus ATCC 43158 encodes:
- the soxA gene encoding sulfur oxidation c-type cytochrome SoxA, which yields MLKKIVKSTTVLALFISSLGAANFNAGAEKDRLEMIKFFEAKFEDPAKNKDRFFHYFTKEELEQKYDKNLKHMDFNIGSYAYSKDARSQYEALKEMPPYEDAIEKGEALYTKKFANGNSLQTCFPDLTNAGTYPYYDKNKKEMISLTKAVNDCLRANGEKEWGTKKGPMAEFQAYWVNESKEAGKNFDIKINSKAEKEAYERGKEYYYTQRGYLKLSCATCHIQGSGQRVRNEVLSPLLGQVTHFPVLRLKWTDIGTIERRLSGCIVDQGQVSPKDESQTMIELIYFLAYMSNDMPVDGPDVRK from the coding sequence ATGCTTAAAAAAATAGTTAAATCTACTACTGTTTTAGCTCTATTTATATCATCTTTAGGTGCTGCAAACTTTAATGCAGGTGCCGAAAAAGATAGATTAGAGATGATAAAGTTCTTTGAAGCAAAATTTGAAGATCCAGCAAAAAATAAAGATAGATTTTTTCATTATTTCACAAAAGAAGAACTTGAACAAAAATATGATAAAAATTTAAAACATATGGATTTTAATATTGGAAGTTATGCTTATTCAAAAGATGCTAGAAGTCAATATGAAGCACTAAAAGAGATGCCACCTTATGAAGATGCTATTGAAAAAGGTGAAGCTTTATATACTAAAAAGTTTGCAAATGGAAACTCATTGCAAACATGTTTCCCTGATTTAACAAATGCTGGAACATATCCTTACTATGATAAAAATAAAAAAGAGATGATATCTTTAACAAAAGCTGTTAATGATTGTTTAAGAGCAAATGGTGAGAAAGAGTGGGGAACAAAAAAAGGTCCTATGGCTGAATTTCAAGCTTATTGGGTAAATGAGAGTAAAGAAGCTGGTAAAAATTTTGATATAAAAATCAATAGTAAAGCTGAAAAAGAGGCTTATGAAAGAGGAAAAGAGTACTACTATACTCAAAGAGGTTATTTAAAACTATCTTGTGCTACTTGTCATATTCAAGGTTCTGGACAAAGAGTTAGAAATGAGGTTTTATCACCACTTTTAGGTCAAGTAACACACTTTCCTGTACTAAGACTTAAATGGACAGATATAGGAACAATTGAAAGAAGACTTTCTGGTTGTATTGTAGATCAAGGTCAAGTTTCACCAAAAGATGAAAGCCAAACTATGATTGAATTGATATATTTCTTAGCTTATATGTCAAATGATATGCCAGTTGATGGTCCAGATGTAAGAAAATAA
- the soxB gene encoding thiosulfohydrolase SoxB, protein MSKFSRREFVYMMAILGAAPVFANSHTRMVETTKRIEDYYKLKPFGNTRFIHMTDSHAQLLPVYFREPSVNLGFYGNLGKPPHIVGEKFLDYYGIKGNKRLEYAFSCVNFEEHAKVMGKTGGFAQIKTVVDFLRDSFGKDKTLFLDGGDTWQGSATALWTRGKDMIGALNLLGADICVGHWEFTYKAEEVLENIKALNAEFLAQNIFVKEDSMMNGVEAYDEDSGHAFKPYTIKTLGKARVAIIGQAFPYTTIANPQRFIPDWTFGINENSMQELVDKIKDEEKPDAIIVLSHNGFDTDKKMAEVCTGIDFIMGGHTHDGVPEAYPVKNSSGTTYVCNAGSNGKFLNVLDLDIQNGKIKDFKFTLLPIFSDLVPENKEMKKYIEDVRLPYLKELTRPIATTEETLFRRGNFNGSWDQIICDALIDVKGAQISLSPGFRWGTSVMPNQTITFDDLMTQTAMTYPETYARDIKGSELKLILEDVADNLFNEDPFLQQGGDMVRTGGISYKIDPKAKIGERITNIILSKTGEKLDANKSYKVAGWSTVGAKSEGEPIWETVETYLKNMKHISKIKIDTPDIVGVKGNPGII, encoded by the coding sequence ATGAGTAAATTTAGTCGAAGAGAGTTTGTTTATATGATGGCAATTTTAGGAGCTGCTCCTGTATTTGCAAACTCTCATACAAGAATGGTAGAAACTACAAAAAGAATTGAAGATTATTATAAATTAAAACCATTTGGTAATACAAGATTTATACATATGACAGATAGCCATGCACAGTTATTGCCTGTATATTTTAGAGAACCTAGTGTTAATTTAGGATTTTATGGAAATCTAGGAAAGCCTCCTCATATTGTTGGCGAAAAATTCTTAGATTATTATGGAATAAAAGGAAACAAAAGGCTTGAATATGCATTTTCATGTGTAAATTTTGAAGAGCATGCAAAAGTTATGGGTAAAACAGGTGGTTTTGCACAAATAAAAACAGTAGTTGATTTTTTAAGAGATAGTTTTGGAAAAGATAAAACTCTATTTTTAGATGGTGGAGATACATGGCAAGGAAGTGCAACAGCTTTATGGACTAGAGGTAAAGATATGATTGGGGCTTTAAATTTACTTGGAGCCGATATTTGTGTTGGGCATTGGGAATTTACATATAAAGCAGAAGAAGTTTTAGAAAATATTAAAGCTTTAAATGCAGAATTTTTAGCTCAAAATATTTTTGTAAAAGAGGACTCTATGATGAATGGAGTTGAAGCTTATGATGAAGATAGTGGTCATGCATTTAAACCATATACTATTAAAACTTTAGGAAAAGCAAGAGTTGCAATTATTGGTCAAGCATTTCCATATACAACTATTGCAAATCCTCAAAGATTTATTCCTGATTGGACATTTGGAATAAATGAAAATAGTATGCAAGAGTTAGTTGATAAAATAAAAGATGAAGAGAAACCTGATGCTATTATCGTATTATCTCACAATGGTTTTGATACAGATAAGAAAATGGCGGAAGTTTGTACCGGAATTGATTTTATAATGGGTGGTCATACTCACGATGGTGTTCCAGAAGCTTATCCCGTTAAAAATTCATCTGGTACAACTTATGTTTGTAATGCAGGAAGTAATGGAAAATTCTTAAATGTTTTAGATTTAGATATTCAAAATGGAAAAATTAAAGATTTCAAATTTACACTTCTTCCAATTTTTTCTGATTTAGTTCCTGAAAATAAAGAGATGAAAAAATATATAGAAGATGTAAGACTTCCATATTTAAAAGAGCTAACACGCCCAATAGCTACAACAGAAGAAACACTATTTAGAAGAGGAAACTTCAATGGTTCATGGGATCAAATTATATGTGATGCATTAATCGATGTAAAAGGTGCTCAAATTTCTCTAAGCCCAGGATTTAGATGGGGAACTTCTGTTATGCCAAATCAAACAATCACTTTTGATGATTTAATGACACAAACAGCTATGACATATCCTGAAACTTATGCAAGAGATATTAAAGGAAGTGAACTAAAACTAATATTAGAGGATGTTGCTGATAACTTATTTAATGAAGACCCATTTTTACAACAAGGTGGAGATATGGTAAGAACAGGTGGAATATCTTATAAAATAGATCCAAAAGCAAAAATTGGAGAGAGAATCACAAATATTATTTTAAGCAAAACAGGTGAAAAACTTGATGCTAATAAATCATATAAAGTTGCTGGTTGGTCAACTGTAGGAGCCAAAAGTGAAGGTGAACCAATTTGGGAAACTGTTGAGACATATTTAAAAAATATGAAACATATTAGTAAAATAAAAATTGATACTCCTGATATTGTAGGAGTTAAAGGTAATCCAGGGATTATATAA
- a CDS encoding thioredoxin family protein, with amino-acid sequence MKILSILFVFIIALFANFEDGKKVFDAKCASCHKEYIPMNLLKENFLEKNNTLLNLKAPSANLIVWAMFDSSKKIGDENDKEFQEIEINSYLKSYLENPDRFNSICDDSALGHYENKSSMKGELSEDDYLNLVSYFMEFKNNIKEQEVYKEPKYSKEEEQNILIKAKNENKKIIVYATSSSCYFCKKMDKEVFADNEIKKLLEKNYIFIEVDMDETSLPFDLQKEYKRVTPSFFFVNNNKKLLTQYPGAWKKKDFIDILKENK; translated from the coding sequence ATGAAAATATTATCTATTTTATTTGTTTTTATAATAGCTTTATTTGCAAATTTTGAAGATGGCAAAAAAGTATTTGATGCAAAATGTGCATCTTGTCATAAAGAGTATATTCCTATGAATTTATTAAAAGAAAATTTTCTTGAAAAAAACAATACTCTTTTAAATTTAAAAGCTCCAAGTGCAAACTTAATAGTTTGGGCAATGTTTGATAGTTCAAAAAAAATTGGTGATGAAAATGATAAAGAGTTTCAAGAGATTGAAATAAATAGTTATTTAAAATCTTATTTAGAAAATCCAGATAGATTTAACTCAATTTGTGATGATAGCGCTTTAGGACACTATGAAAATAAAAGCAGTATGAAAGGTGAGTTAAGTGAAGATGATTATCTAAATTTAGTTAGTTATTTTATGGAGTTTAAAAATAATATTAAAGAGCAAGAGGTATATAAAGAACCAAAATACTCTAAAGAAGAAGAACAAAATATCCTAATAAAAGCAAAAAATGAAAATAAAAAAATTATAGTTTATGCAACTTCAAGTAGTTGTTATTTTTGTAAAAAAATGGATAAGGAGGTTTTTGCAGATAATGAAATAAAAAAATTATTAGAAAAAAACTATATTTTTATTGAAGTTGATATGGATGAAACTTCACTTCCTTTTGATTTACAAAAAGAGTATAAAAGAGTAACTCCTAGTTTCTTTTTTGTAAACAACAATAAAAAACTTTTAACACAATATCCTGGGGCTTGGAAGAAAAAAGATTTTATAGATATTTTAAAAGAGAACAAATGA
- a CDS encoding MOSC domain-containing protein translates to MKILGEVLEIFSATKESSGLPRPKVESLNLIKNYGIEFDKFAQKHLDQTVMIVGLKSYELAKEFNIDLEFGSLGENILLDFDPHDFKVAECFKIDEAIIQITQICTVCNHLSIFNENLPKILKGHRGVYCKIIESGKILKNMKVKEV, encoded by the coding sequence ATGAAAATTTTAGGTGAAGTTTTAGAAATATTTAGTGCAACAAAAGAGTCAAGTGGACTTCCAAGACCAAAAGTTGAAAGCTTAAATTTAATAAAAAATTATGGAATAGAGTTTGATAAATTTGCACAAAAACATCTTGACCAAACTGTTATGATTGTTGGTTTAAAATCATACGAATTAGCAAAAGAATTTAACATAGATTTAGAGTTTGGAAGTTTAGGAGAAAATATCTTATTAGATTTTGATCCACATGATTTTAAAGTAGCAGAATGTTTCAAAATAGATGAAGCTATAATTCAAATAACTCAAATATGTACCGTTTGCAACCACTTGAGTATTTTTAATGAGAATTTACCAAAAATTTTAAAAGGTCATAGGGGAGTTTATTGTAAGATTATAGAGTCTGGAAAGATTTTAAAAAATATGAAAGTAAAGGAAGTATAA
- a CDS encoding DsrE family protein produces MLKKLFLILCLFGFVLAETKFSDPKPSFESPRKVVYSLYVNDLDTVNHTIGSMYNILKEYPAESLKIVVVAYGKGLRTLKKDYDKDTLKRIKSLMEYDVEFVGCKNTMETMKWKESDFIDGISFTQAGIVEVIERQVDGYIGITAY; encoded by the coding sequence ATGTTAAAAAAACTCTTTTTAATTCTTTGTCTCTTTGGTTTTGTATTGGCAGAGACAAAATTTAGTGACCCAAAACCTAGTTTTGAATCTCCAAGAAAAGTAGTATATTCACTCTATGTAAATGATTTAGATACTGTAAATCATACTATTGGTTCTATGTACAATATTTTAAAAGAGTACCCAGCTGAGAGTTTAAAAATTGTAGTTGTTGCTTATGGAAAAGGTCTTAGAACTCTAAAAAAAGATTATGATAAAGATACATTAAAAAGAATAAAATCTTTGATGGAGTACGATGTTGAATTTGTTGGTTGCAAAAATACTATGGAGACTATGAAGTGGAAAGAGAGTGATTTCATAGATGGTATTTCATTTACTCAAGCTGGAATTGTTGAAGTAATTGAACGACAAGTTGATGGATATATTGGTATTACAGCGTATTAA
- a CDS encoding alpha/beta hydrolase: MKKLVILASLLFVNYLFANTKEDCNKKGDGFIYVQNECISYKKFNGEGDSLNIIIHGTWDEGSDTLARYSPFAEDLTMMSDISTIAVALPGYSKSSSNKLLPLSSKKVKNLAATKEYLEFLEDLVESLKAKYSAKKITLIAHSAGCMMSATLLGVKPDLVDNLVCVGGVYDIHKKSNDKKLISAVDVVDKISKKAKIVLIYGTADEISTPQTTIDFYNLAKQKGLDVKLVEVKDGVHIDLDMTTQSKNSIMELIEE; encoded by the coding sequence ATGAAAAAATTAGTGATTTTAGCTTCATTGCTATTTGTAAATTATCTTTTTGCAAATACAAAAGAGGATTGTAATAAAAAAGGTGATGGTTTTATATATGTACAAAATGAGTGTATATCATATAAAAAATTTAATGGAGAAGGTGATTCTTTAAATATTATTATTCATGGAACTTGGGATGAAGGAAGTGATACTCTTGCTAGATATTCGCCATTTGCTGAAGATTTAACAATGATGAGTGATATTTCAACTATTGCTGTTGCACTTCCAGGTTATTCAAAAAGTTCTTCAAATAAACTTCTTCCTCTTTCAAGTAAAAAAGTTAAAAACTTAGCAGCAACAAAAGAGTATCTTGAATTTTTAGAAGATTTAGTTGAATCTTTAAAAGCTAAATATAGTGCTAAAAAAATAACTTTAATAGCTCATAGTGCTGGTTGTATGATGAGTGCTACACTTCTTGGAGTAAAACCAGATTTAGTTGATAATTTGGTTTGTGTTGGTGGAGTTTATGATATTCATAAAAAAAGTAATGATAAAAAACTAATATCTGCAGTTGATGTAGTTGATAAAATATCTAAAAAAGCAAAAATTGTACTTATTTATGGAACAGCTGATGAGATTTCAACTCCACAAACAACAATAGATTTTTACAATCTTGCAAAACAAAAAGGCTTAGATGTAAAATTAGTAGAAGTTAAAGATGGTGTTCATATAGATTTAGATATGACTACGCAGTCAAAAAATTCTATTATGGAACTTATTGAAGAGTAG
- a CDS encoding MBL fold metallo-hydrolase codes for MFKNIVFFTLFCSLGFASSFDYKLKPQKVSENIWCFFGKTEVPSKDNGGFMANSCYIKAKDSYILIDTGANYNFAKQAYEAMQKIEDLKVGTIIITHEHDDHWMGNSFYKDRFNSTIYAPKSINENYNENSNLRIFEILDKNEMKNTKVIKADVVVSDEKIINVSNKTIKIIPTKLTAHTKDDLIVYIPDEKVIFTGDIIMNQRVTSNRDGSVIGTLKAIDLINSYNWNTLIAGHGTITDKKAIDYTINYFTLLKTRVLEAIEAGITADEISKVVTMDEFKDIAMFDELNSRNVFDAFRELEFYDEE; via the coding sequence ATGTTTAAAAATATTGTTTTTTTTACACTTTTTTGTTCTTTAGGTTTTGCTTCAAGTTTTGATTATAAGTTAAAACCACAAAAAGTAAGTGAAAATATTTGGTGTTTTTTTGGAAAAACTGAAGTACCATCAAAAGATAATGGTGGATTTATGGCAAATTCTTGTTATATAAAAGCAAAAGATAGTTATATTTTAATAGATACAGGTGCAAACTACAACTTTGCAAAACAAGCTTATGAAGCTATGCAAAAGATTGAAGATTTAAAAGTTGGTACAATTATTATAACTCATGAACACGATGATCACTGGATGGGAAATAGTTTTTATAAAGATAGATTTAATAGCACAATTTATGCTCCAAAATCTATAAATGAAAACTATAATGAAAACTCAAACCTGAGAATTTTTGAGATTTTAGATAAAAATGAGATGAAAAATACAAAAGTTATAAAAGCTGATGTTGTTGTAAGTGATGAAAAAATTATAAATGTATCAAATAAAACTATAAAAATAATTCCTACAAAACTTACAGCACATACAAAAGATGATTTAATAGTTTATATTCCTGATGAAAAAGTTATTTTTACAGGTGATATTATTATGAATCAAAGAGTTACATCAAATAGAGATGGTTCTGTAATAGGAACTTTAAAGGCTATTGATTTAATAAATTCTTATAATTGGAATACTTTAATAGCAGGACATGGAACAATTACGGATAAAAAAGCAATTGACTATACAATAAACTATTTCACACTTTTAAAAACAAGAGTTTTAGAAGCTATTGAAGCTGGAATTACAGCAGATGAGATTTCAAAAGTTGTTACTATGGATGAGTTTAAAGATATTGCTATGTTTGATGAGTTAAATAGTAGAAATGTTTTTGATGCTTTTAGAGAGTTAGAGTTTTATGACGAAGAGTAG
- a CDS encoding HD-GYP domain-containing protein — translation MDKKRQMIFNLNNFLLAFSESLNSKKVAYIALNLGIKFRFNNKKLADLCSCALIFCLEKKSLQEFDFLDSSHLEDKRFQEIIKFSTLICENFDFSKNSINQRVATINFIKNNEKKFSKALIENFFEISKNLTFWLDLENESEIVIFIYSNLEDFTKALDFEDILKMTKVFHKLENPKSNILDSALKVTDFFEFEHKDKEVFLLATSLQNIGKLYISKDILEKKETLTFEEKEIIKSYPYYTKKVINSIMGFSDICSLSFKAQERLDGNGIFNISSKDLSFKDRLIICLVIYSALREKKAYREAFSHQKAIEIMQDMANNKKIDESIVDIFEKILA, via the coding sequence ATGGACAAAAAACGACAAATGATATTTAACTTAAACAATTTTTTACTAGCTTTTAGTGAATCTTTAAATAGTAAAAAAGTGGCATATATAGCTTTAAATTTAGGTATTAAATTTAGATTTAATAATAAAAAATTAGCTGATTTATGTTCTTGTGCTTTGATTTTTTGTTTAGAAAAAAAGAGTTTACAAGAGTTTGATTTTTTGGATAGTTCACATTTAGAAGATAAAAGATTTCAAGAGATTATAAAGTTTTCAACTTTAATTTGTGAAAATTTTGATTTTTCCAAAAATAGTATAAATCAAAGAGTTGCTACTATTAATTTTATAAAAAACAATGAAAAAAAATTTAGTAAAGCATTGATAGAGAACTTTTTTGAAATATCTAAAAATCTTACTTTCTGGCTTGATTTAGAAAATGAGAGTGAAATTGTTATATTTATATACTCAAATTTAGAAGATTTCACAAAAGCTCTTGATTTTGAAGATATATTAAAGATGACAAAAGTTTTTCATAAACTTGAAAATCCAAAGTCAAATATTTTAGATAGTGCTTTAAAAGTAACAGATTTTTTTGAGTTTGAACATAAGGACAAAGAAGTTTTTTTACTTGCAACCTCACTACAAAATATTGGAAAACTATATATTTCAAAAGATATTTTAGAAAAAAAAGAGACTTTAACTTTTGAAGAAAAAGAGATAATAAAATCATATCCATACTACACAAAAAAAGTTATAAACTCTATTATGGGTTTTTCTGATATTTGTTCTCTTAGCTTTAAGGCTCAAGAAAGATTAGATGGAAATGGAATTTTTAATATATCTTCAAAAGATTTGAGTTTTAAAGATAGATTGATTATTTGTTTAGTTATTTATAGTGCTTTAAGAGAGAAAAAAGCTTATAGAGAAGCTTTTTCTCATCAAAAAGCTATAGAAATTATGCAAGATATGGCAAATAATAAAAAAATAGATGAAAGTATAGTAGATATTTTTGAAAAAATTTTAGCTTGA
- a CDS encoding AtpZ/AtpI family protein — protein MEDIKDKEQKPKHRDKIEALDSLSVGISMVAAIAIGVGIGLALKHFTGYTWTLWIGILWGIAAAGLNVYKAYKRAQKVYEGMENDPRYSYRAKHGDKSFEDDEDK, from the coding sequence ATGGAAGATATAAAAGATAAAGAGCAAAAACCAAAACATAGAGATAAGATAGAGGCACTTGATAGTTTATCAGTTGGTATTTCTATGGTTGCTGCTATTGCAATTGGAGTTGGAATAGGTTTAGCCCTAAAACACTTTACAGGATATACATGGACTCTTTGGATAGGTATTCTTTGGGGTATTGCAGCAGCTGGTTTAAATGTTTATAAAGCTTATAAAAGAGCTCAAAAAGTATATGAAGGTATGGAAAATGATCCAAGGTATTCATATAGAGCAAAACATGGTGATAAATCATTTGAAGATGATGAAGATAAATAG
- the ppnP gene encoding pyrimidine/purine nucleoside phosphorylase, producing the protein MESFKNVELIKKANIYFDGNVTSRTFIDTNGCKKSLGIMMVGEYLFGTSEAEIMEIIDGNVEVRLKGENEWKNYKSGSSFEVPANSSFDIKVLTISDYCCSYIK; encoded by the coding sequence ATGGAAAGTTTTAAAAATGTAGAGCTTATAAAAAAAGCAAATATCTATTTTGATGGAAATGTAACAAGTAGAACTTTTATAGATACAAATGGATGCAAAAAATCTTTAGGAATTATGATGGTTGGAGAGTATCTTTTTGGTACATCTGAAGCTGAAATTATGGAAATTATTGATGGTAATGTAGAAGTAAGACTAAAAGGTGAAAATGAGTGGAAAAATTATAAAAGTGGAAGTTCTTTCGAAGTTCCAGCAAACTCAAGTTTTGATATAAAAGTATTAACAATAAGTGATTATTGTTGTAGTTACATAAAATAG
- the hemL gene encoding glutamate-1-semialdehyde 2,1-aminomutase, which yields MFKKSIKAYKEACEVIPGGVDSPVRAFKSVGGTPPFIKKGKGAYLYDIDGNKYLDFVQSWGPLIFGHCDKDIEKAVIKTAKLGLSFGAPTNLETKLACEIVDMYENIDKVRFVSSGTEAVMSAIRLARGVTNKNDIIKFEGCYHGHSDSLLVQAGSGMATFGSPSSPGVPEDLTKHTLLCEYNNIKQLKKCFEESSDIACIIIEPIAGNMGLVPASNEFLATCRELCDKHGALLIFDEVMSGFRASLKGASGILDVQADILTFGKVIGAGMPVGAFAASKEIMGHLSPEGKVYQAGTLSGNPVAMAAGLVSLKKLKENPEIYDTLGKKAKRLVDGLKRVAIENEISLQVNTRGSMFGFFFCENEPKNFKEVGLCNFERFATFHREMLKRGFYFACSQYEAGFICTKITNKMIDNCIKAADEVMKGLK from the coding sequence ATGTTTAAAAAATCTATAAAAGCCTACAAAGAAGCTTGTGAAGTAATCCCAGGAGGTGTTGATTCTCCTGTTCGAGCGTTTAAAAGCGTAGGTGGAACACCTCCATTTATCAAAAAAGGGAAAGGTGCATATTTATATGATATTGATGGCAACAAATACTTAGATTTTGTACAAAGTTGGGGACCACTTATTTTTGGACATTGTGATAAAGATATTGAAAAAGCAGTTATAAAAACTGCAAAATTGGGTTTAAGTTTTGGTGCTCCAACAAATCTTGAAACAAAACTTGCTTGTGAGATTGTTGATATGTATGAAAATATTGATAAAGTAAGATTTGTAAGCTCTGGAACAGAAGCTGTAATGAGTGCAATAAGACTAGCACGTGGTGTTACAAATAAAAATGATATTATAAAATTTGAGGGTTGTTACCATGGGCACTCTGATTCTTTATTAGTACAAGCAGGTTCAGGTATGGCAACTTTTGGAAGTCCAAGTAGTCCTGGGGTTCCAGAAGATTTAACAAAACATACACTACTTTGCGAATATAACAATATAAAACAACTTAAAAAATGTTTTGAAGAGAGTTCTGATATAGCTTGTATTATTATTGAGCCAATTGCTGGAAATATGGGATTAGTTCCTGCTTCAAATGAATTTTTAGCTACTTGTAGAGAACTTTGTGATAAACATGGCGCATTACTAATTTTTGATGAAGTTATGAGTGGATTTAGAGCTAGTTTAAAAGGTGCAAGTGGTATTTTAGATGTACAAGCTGATATTCTTACTTTTGGAAAAGTTATAGGTGCAGGAATGCCAGTAGGTGCTTTTGCTGCATCAAAAGAGATTATGGGACATTTATCACCTGAGGGTAAAGTTTATCAAGCTGGAACTTTAAGTGGAAATCCAGTTGCTATGGCAGCTGGATTGGTAAGCCTTAAAAAGCTAAAAGAAAATCCAGAAATTTATGATACTTTAGGAAAAAAAGCAAAAAGATTAGTTGATGGTCTTAAAAGAGTTGCTATTGAAAACGAAATATCTCTTCAAGTAAATACAAGAGGAAGTATGTTTGGATTTTTCTTTTGCGAAAATGAGCCAAAAAACTTTAAAGAAGTAGGGCTTTGTAATTTTGAAAGATTTGCAACTTTTCACCGTGAGATGTTAAAAAGAGGTTTTTATTTTGCTTGTAGTCAATATGAAGCTGGATTTATTTGTACAAAAATTACAAATAAAATGATTGATAATTGTATAAAAGCAGCAGATGAAGTTATGAAAGGTTTAAAATAA
- a CDS encoding energy transducer TonB, which yields MKKIVLPFFVSLLIHILLFLNYSFKESQKEETKKDNEKSEVKFVKLVQEKVLQEQPAKNIEPKINEPKIVEEKKEDIKTPKKVEKEQKTSSELKANNSKKQIDVKEAKKVQKQILKESSNLQDSALEKFLSQKTPVNQEILNELQKLYGKEYDNFTNVQKAYLEKNLNNFQVITQKVLNRMGYPKLAAKLGIGGINTIEFIFHPNGDISGLKIIGSSGYTILDDYSLELIQIAYKEYPKPTEPTKLRFKVFYRNY from the coding sequence ATGAAAAAAATAGTACTTCCATTCTTTGTTTCTTTATTGATCCATATTTTACTTTTTTTAAATTATAGTTTTAAAGAGTCTCAAAAAGAGGAGACAAAAAAGGATAATGAAAAAAGTGAAGTAAAATTTGTAAAATTAGTACAAGAAAAAGTATTACAAGAACAACCAGCAAAAAATATTGAACCAAAAATAAATGAACCAAAAATAGTTGAAGAAAAAAAAGAAGATATAAAAACTCCAAAAAAAGTTGAGAAAGAACAAAAAACAAGTAGTGAATTAAAAGCTAACAATAGTAAAAAGCAAATAGATGTAAAAGAAGCCAAAAAAGTACAAAAACAGATTTTAAAAGAGAGTAGTAATCTTCAAGATAGTGCATTAGAAAAATTTTTATCTCAAAAAACTCCTGTAAATCAAGAAATTTTAAACGAACTTCAAAAACTGTATGGAAAAGAGTATGATAACTTTACAAATGTACAAAAAGCGTATTTAGAAAAAAATCTAAATAACTTTCAAGTAATTACTCAAAAAGTTTTAAATCGTATGGGATACCCAAAATTAGCTGCGAAGCTTGGAATTGGTGGAATAAATACTATAGAGTTTATTTTTCATCCAAATGGAGATATTAGTGGACTTAAAATAATAGGTTCTAGTGGTTATACTATCCTAGATGACTACTCTTTGGAATTAATACAAATTGCATATAAAGAGTATCCAAAGCCAACTGAGCCAACTAAACTTAGATTTAAAGTTTTTTATAGAAACTATTAA